A stretch of the Rosa rugosa chromosome 5, drRosRugo1.1, whole genome shotgun sequence genome encodes the following:
- the LOC133711869 gene encoding uncharacterized protein LOC133711869 produces MTSLIFLSETLAAPDLLTSVRRNLGFDGCFCVESKDECRDLALLWRNEVPVRLRNYSSNHIDAEVGELGSDKVFRFTGIYGVTRTSERIFTWDLLRALARQSPLPWLVAGDFNEILCQADKSGGPPRSATQMNRFRQTLVDCALLDMGFVGSRFTWSNRTTKERLDRACRTLTWREMFSFSRTITLPLSKSDHNPLLIEVNPEPPCRMFFPKRFRFEEMWYQHEGCSSVVDRGWMTPSTGAPMLQVGQKIKHTGNLLLEWHAGVFQQRHVEMRLVQDKLATIMSKPFEPSQFEEQKALQFRLNELLTINETYWRQRSRIQWLKEGDRNTPFFHRRASNRRSRNKVTGITNEEGMWTSDPDQISETLVRYYENIFHTEGSDSAAISTVLQALQPKVTDSMNEVLLAPYTDEEIKKALFQMHPSKSPGPDGMSPFFFQKFWNVVHHDVCLAVKHVLQTGQLSQESNFTHLTLIPKVKEPKLASDLRPIALCNVVYKIASKVLANRLKVLLPQIISPLQSAFVPGRLISDNTLIATEVAHFMKKLRQQADGFFSLKLDISKAYDRLEWSYLEAVLLRLGFCSRWVDVVMATIKSVSYSILINGAPTGFILPTRGIRQGDPLSPYLFILCAEGLSALISSSVQHGTIKDILGVQCVSEHGLYLGLPIHIGHSKVAIFAYLKERLTKKLISWRSKLLSAGGKEVLIKAVAQTIPTYAMSCYMLPKSLCDDLQQLCADFFWGSTDQKKKIHWRSWERMCLPKEEGGISFKHLHAHNLSMLAKQGWRLISNPDSLVAQVLKAVYYPHGTFLTADMGDRPSFSWRSILEARSVLQAGLYWKIGTGTKVSIWEDNWIPNTPPHLLNKPEDTIFELVADLIDHNSCSWNVAAVHLCFPTDVAAKVMCLPLSRRFNTDRFAWKLEPKGFFSVKSAYRVARELSMGTYSASTSSGDPYAPLWKALWNAKVPSKVAIFGWRACHNILPTRAALSTKGYTGDLHCVLCSAPYESIGHVLCDCAIAKSILQSPPFSIPIYVTLAFNLKEWLLERVLSLPSHVFDKLLIILWSIWKNRNDKLWNDKEKYNSMLIASAMAWYEEYLRATQSRDHSTSPKHAVTKKWIPPRAFCYRQDFVSSPLHVELLAIQQGLRFMQQHAYLQAELESDCLLAVHAISSSVGDLSPLSPLVADIKGLLVQCPTISLHHVRRDGNRVAHRLASISFDSNLHQDWFTHAPDFILDALVYDVIRMN; encoded by the exons ATGACcagtttgatttttctttcagAAACCCTAGCTGCTCCAGATCTGTTGACCTCAGTTCGGCGTAATTTAGGATTTGATGgctgtttttgtgttgagtcCAAGGATGAGTGTAGAGATTTGGCGCTTCTTTGGCGCAATGAAGTTCCGGTGAGGCTACGTAATTACTCATCGAATCATATTGATGCAGAAGTTGGAGAACTTGGCTCAGATAAGGTGTTTAGATTTACAGGGATCTATGGAGTTACTAGAACCAGCGAGAGGATCTTCACTTGGGATCTGCTACGCGCTCTTGCTCGACAATCTCCGCTGCCTTGGTTGGTTGCTGGAGACTTTAATGAAATCTTGTGCCAAGCAGACAAATCAGGTGGCCCTCCCCGGAGTGCAACACAGATGAACCGATTTAGACAAACCCTTGTCGATTGTGCACTGCTAGATATGGGGTTCGTCGGATCTCGTTTCACTTGGTCTAACAGAACAACAAAGGAGCGTTTGGATAGAGCTTGTCGAACCCTAACTTGGAGAGAGATGTTCTCTTTTTCGAGAACTATCACCTTACCCTTGAGTAAATCTGATCACAATCCTCTTTTAATTGAGGTCAACCCTGAGCCTCCATGTAGAATGTTTTTTCCTAAGCGCTTCCGGTTTGAGGAGATGTGGTATCAGCATGAAGGGTGTTCTTCTGTTGTTGACCGTGGTTGGATGACTCCTTCTACTGGAGCACCAATGCTACAAGTTGGACAGAAGATTAAACATACTGGGAACCTTCTACTTGAATGGCATGCCGGTGTTTTTCAACAACGACATGTGGAGATGAGACTCGTACAGGATAAGCTTGCAACTATTATGAGTAAACCTTTTGAACCTTCCCAGTTTGAGGAGCAGAAAGCTTTGCAGTTCAGGCTTAATGAGCTACTCACAATCAACGAGACTTACTGGAGGCAGCGGTCTCGTATTCAATGGCTGAAAGAAGGAGATAGGAACACACCTTTCTTTCATCGTCGAGCATCTAATCGCAGGAGTCGAAATAAAGTGACAGGAATCACAAATGAGGAAGGGATGTGGACCTCTGATCCAGATCAGATTTCAGAGACACTTGTTAGATATTATGAAAACATTTTTCATACTGAGGGATCTGATAGTGCAGCCATCTCTACAGTGCTTCAAGCATTACAACCTAAAGTCACAGATTCGATGAATGAGGTACTTCTTGCTCCTTACACTGATGAAGAAATTAAGAAGGCTCTTTTCCAAATGCATCCCTCTAAGTCTCCCGGGCCAGATGGTATGTCTCCATTCTTCTTTCAGAAATTTTGGAATGTCGTTCATCATGATGTTTGTTTGGCTGTTAAGCATGTTTTGCAAACTGGGCAACTCTCTCAGGAATCGAACTTTACTCATCTCACTCTTATTCCCAAAGTGAAAGAACCAAAATTGGCCTCGGATCTACGACCAATTGCACTTTGTAACGTGGTGTACAAGATAGCTTCCAAAGTTCTTGCTAATAGACTTAAAGTTCTTCTCCCTCAGATTATATCTCCACTTCAAAGCGCCTTTGTCCCTGGTCGCTTAATCTCGGATAATACACTTATAGCTACTGAAGTAGCACATTTCATGAAGAAGTTAAGACAACAAGCAGATGGGTTCTTCTCCTTGAAGTTAGACATAAGCAAAGCTTATGACAGACTAGAATGGTCTTACCTCGAGGCAGTGTTATTGAGGTTGGGTTTTTGTAGCAGATGGGTTGATGTGGTTATGGCAACCATCAAATCTGTTAGTTATTCCATTCTAATCAATGGTGCACCTACAGGTTTCATTCTACCTACAAGGGGAATTAGGCAAGGAGATCCTTTGTCTCCATACCTTTTTATACTTTGTGCTGAAGGCTTATCAGCCTTGATTTCCTCCTCAGTTCAACATGGTACAATCAAAG ACATCCTTGGAGTGCAATGTGTTTCTGAGCATGGTCTCTATTTAGGTTTGCCTATTCATATAGGGCATTCTAAAGTGGCTATCTTTGCTTATCTAAAGGAGAGGTTAACTAAAAAACTCATTAGTTGGCGCTCCAAGCTATTGAGTGCTGGAGGTAAAGAAGTTTTGATCAAAGCTGTTGCTCAGACAATTCCAACCTATGCTATGAGTTGCTATATGTTGCCGAAATCCTTATGTGATGATTTACAACAATTGTGCGCTGATTTCTTCTGGGGGAGTACtgatcagaagaaaaaaatccaTTGGCGGTCTTGGGAGAGAATGTGTCTACCTAAAGAAGAGGGAGGTATAAGCTTTAAGCATTTACATGCCCATAATCTTTCCATGCTAGCCAAGCAGGGTTGGAGGTTGATATCCAACCCAGACTCATTAGTTGCTCAAGTCCTCAAAGCTGTTTACTACCCCCATGGTACCTTTCTCACTGCTGATATGGGTGACAGACCCTCATTTTCTTGGAGAAGTATTTTGGAAGCTCGTTCAGTTTTACAAGCTGGTTTGTATTGGAAAATTGGAACTGGCACCAAGGTTAGTATTTGGGAGGATAATTGGATTCCAAATACTCCTCCCCATTTATTGAATAAACCTGAGGATACTATCTTTGAGTTAGTTGCTGATTTGATCGATCACAATTCATGCTCTTGGAATGTGGCTGCTGTTCATCTATGTTTCCCTACAGATGTAGCTGCTAAAGTTATGTGTCTTCCTCTAAGCAGACGCTTTAACACTGATCGTTTTGCATGGAAATTAGAACCAAAAGGTTTCTTTTCAGTTAAGTCAGCTTACAGAGTGGCTCGGGAGTTGTCTATGGGGACCTATTCTGCTTCTACCTCTTCTGGAGATCCCTATGCGCCGCTATGGAAGGCTCTTTGGAATGCTAAAGTGCCCAGTAAAGTAGCTATCTTTGGTTGGAGGGCTTGCCACAACATACTTCCAACTCGAGCAGCTTTAAGTACTAAAGGTTACACTGGTGATCTGCATTGTGTTCTTTGTTCAGCTCCTTATGAGTCTATTGGTCATGTTTTATGTGACTGTGCTATTGCCAAATCTATCCTACAGTCACCTCCTTTCTCAATTCCAATCTATGTCACTCTGGCCTTTAATTTGAAAGAATGGCTGCTGGAACGGGTACTATCTCTTCCTTCTCATGTATTTGATAAACTGTTGATTATTCTCTGGAGCATTTGGAAGAACCGTAATGACAAACTGTGGAATGATAAGGAGAAATACAACTCCATGCTAATTGCTTCTGCCATGGCTTGGTATGAGGAGTACCTAAGGGCTACGCAATCTAGAGACCATTCTACTAGTCCAAAACATGCAGTGACTAAGAAATGGATTCCCCCTCGTG CCTTTTGTTATAGACAGGACTTTGTCAGTTCTCCCCTACATGTTGAATTACTAGCTATACAACAAGGTCTTCGATTCATGCAGCAGCATGCTTACTTACAAGCTGAACTGGAAAGTGATTGTTTGCTTGCGGTCCATGCGATTTCCTCCTCAGTTGGTGACCTATCTCCTTTGAGTCCTCTAGTTGCTGATATCAAGGGGCTTCTAGTTCAATGTCCTACTATTTCTTTGCACCATGTTAGAAGAGATGGAAATCGTGTAGCTCATAGACTTGCTAGCATTAGTTTTGATTCGAACCTTCATCAGGATTGGTTCACACATGCTCCGGATTTCATCCTGGATGCCCTAGTGTACGATGTTATTCGTAtgaattaa
- the LOC133711870 gene encoding uncharacterized protein LOC133711870 yields the protein MVKAPPELVERSSMAMGSSRVAHHHNLKHHSQRPNSISSFFSPKLSIYILASCVALFVIFHIQSLQTPPESTSSLPSWSLNLMRQWQRVINTTTTAATATAEETTSTSFTNNYTNELNALRDKLRQSVTFLPLKDLRYAHAALVGHTWFMSSMYDSSDEEGEVQYQHFPSQLSSNRLLCLKGRDNHDGTWNSYALAWPDVLPHNATLMTGLSFISYNHYSYDNIWHGLAAVMPFVAWHKKNSCAKPDRWILYHWGEIRSRMAVWLSTLMEATFGGPPFVEVFNGVEEGRAVCFEEAVVMRHNEGGMSRDQRMEVYDLMRCKARAYCNVSSEGEDRRRKIGMTLFMRTGPRSFKNESAVVGIFEKECAKVDGCRLVVAHSNNLTFCDQVKLMSMTDILMSPHGAQLTNMFLMDRNSSVMEFFPKGWLKLAGVGQFVYHWIASWSGMRHHGAWRDPNGELCQYSEDDRRCMSLYKNGKIGYNETYFSEWSRNILNEVKKRKMEEVANGALLSPTGCFCH from the exons ATGGTGAAAGCACCTCCAGAATTAGTAGAAAGATCCTCTATGGCCATGGGCAGCAGCAGAGTAGCTCATCACCACAATCTCAAACATCATTCCCAACGCCCTAATTCTATTTCGTCTTTCTTCTCCCCGAAGCTCTCCATCTACATCCTCGCTTCCTGCGTCgccctcttcgtcatcttccacATCCAGTCCCTTCAAACTCCACCTGAATCCACATCGTCGCTGCCTTCATGGTCTCTCAATCTCATGCGCCAGTGGCAGAGAGTCATCAACACCACTACCACTGCCGCCACCGCCACAGCGGAAGAAACTACATCCACGTCCTTCACCAACAACTACACCAACGAGCTCAACGCACTAAGAGACAAACTCCGGCAGTCAGTCACGTTTCTCCCGCTCAAGGACTTACGTTACGCCCATGCGGCCCTCGTCGGGCACACGTGGTTCATGAGCTCCATGTACGACTCAAGTGACGAAGAAGGCGAGGTCCAGTACCAGCACTTCCCTTCACAGTTGTCGAGCAACAGACTCCTCTGCCTCAAAGGCCGCGACAACCATGACGGCACCTGGAACTCATATGCCCTTGCGTGGCCAGACGTGCTTCCCCACAACGCAACCCTAATGACCGGTCTGTCCTTCATTTCCTACAACCACTACAGCTACGACAATATATGGCACGGCCTCGCCGCCGTCATGCCCTTTGTAGCGTGGCACAAGAAGAACTCATGCGCCAAACCTGATCGGTGGATTTTGTACCACTGGGGGGAGATTAGGTCCAGGATGGCAGTGTGGCTTAGTACTCTTATGGAGGCTACTTTTGGAGGTCCGCCGTTCGTGGAAGTGTTTAACGGGGTTGAGGAAGGGAGGGCGGTTTGTTTCGAGGAGGCGGTGGTGATGAGGCACAACGAAGGTGGGATGTCTAGGGATCAGAGAATGGAGGTTTATGATCTAATGCGGTGTAAGGCCAGGGCTTACTGTAATGTGAGTTCGGAAGGGGAAGATCGTCGGAGGAAGATTGGAATGACGTTGTTCATGAGGACAGGACCGAGATCGTTCAAGAACGAGAGTGCGGTGGTTGGGATCTTTGAGAAAGAATGTGCCAAGGTTGACGGTTGCCGCTTGGTGGTGGCTCACTCCAACAACCTCACTTTCTGTGACCAG GTGAAGCTAATGAGCATGACAGATATTTTGATGTCACCACACGGCGCGCAGTTAACCAACATGTTCTTAATGGATAGAAACAGTAGTGTGATGGAGTTCTTCCCAAAAGGGTGGCTAAAACTAGCCGGTGTAGGACAATTCGTCTATCACTGGATTGCCAGTTGGTCGGGTATGAGACACCATGGTGCATGGCGAGACCCGAACGGAGAACTTTGCCAGTACAGTGAAGACGATCGCCGATGCATGTCCCTCTACAAGAATGGCAAAATTGGATACAATGAAACATATTTTTCTGAGTGGAGTAGAAATATACTCAATGAAGTTAAGAAAAGGAAGATGGAAGAAGTAGCAAATGGTGCTCTTCTAAGTCCTACTGGCTGTTTTTGTCATTAA